Within the Aspergillus luchuensis IFO 4308 DNA, chromosome 5, nearly complete sequence genome, the region CGGTGGAAGTGTTCCGAGGTGAACAACAGGGCTTGATCGGTCGCACAAGTTCTACTCGAGGAGACATCGTGACTCTGCTGGTTACGGAGGGCGATCTGGCTGGGCAGACAATCGATGCGCCTGTCAAGTCCCTTCGCAAGCGTTTCAGAGAGGGTGACCATGTCAAGGTTATCGGTGGCAGCAGATACCAGGATGAGCTGGGTATGGTTGTACAGGTCAAGGACGACACAGTGACATTACTTAGCGACATGAGCATGCAGGAAATCACAGTCTTCAGCAAAGATCTCCGACTATCCGCTGAgactggtgttgatggaaaATTGGGCATGTTCGACGTTCACGACTTGGTGCAATTAGAGTAAGTTCCCTTCTCCCGGTGCCATGGACACCATTTTCTAACTTATGCAGTGCTGCCACCGTTGCTTGTATCGTCAAGGTCGACAGAGAGTCGCTGCGGGTGCTGGACCAGAACGGCTCTATCCGGACGATTCTTCCCACGCAAGTTGCGAACAAGATCACTCCTCGCAAAGACGCTGTGGCTACGGATCGCAATGGCGCAGAGATTCGTCATGGAGATACGGTTCGAGAGGTCTACGGCGAACAGAGAAACGGCGTGATTCTCCACATTCACCGTTCTTTCCTGTTCTTGCATAACAAAGCGCAAGCCGAGAACTCTGGTATCGTGGTCGTCCGCACCACCAATGTAGTTACCGTCTCGGCCAAGGGCGGCAGATCTACCGGACCTGATCTCACAAAGATGAACCCGGCTTTGATGAGGAACGGTATGCCTGGTGGTATGATGGGTCCTCCCCAAAAGAGCTTTGGGCGTGACAGAATGATCGGTAAGACGGTCATGGTTCGCAAAGGACCTTTCAAGGGTCTTGTTGGTATCGTCAAGGACTCTACAGATGTGCAGGCTCGTGTGGAGCTGCACTCTAAAAACAAGTTGATCTCCATTCCCAAGgacatcctcgtcgtcaaggATCCTGTCACAGGACAGACGATAGACATGGGCCGTGGCCGCGGAGGACCGCGCGTGCCGCatggaggatctggaggaCCTCCCTCTGCCTGGCAAGGCGGTCGTACCCCAATGGGAGCTGGAGATTCGTCCCGGACACCAGCCTGGGGCGGTCCCTCGTCGTCGAGAAGTGAGCATCTCTTCCCATACCGATACACAGTTCCATTGTGCTAACTTTGATCTTCAGCACCCGCTTGGGCCGGCATGAGCGGTTCCCGCACCCCAGCCTGGAAGCAAGACGGCTCCCGAACCTCCAACCCCTACGATGGCAGTCAAACCGCCTACGGAGGCTTTGGCTCGCGTACGCCCGCCTGGAACGCTGGAGCTCGCACTCCCTACGTTGGCTCTGGCAACAGTGACTTCGATGCTTTCGCCGCTGGCTCCCGAACCCCCGCTTGGGGCTCCTCCAATGCCGGTAACCGCACTCCTGCCTGGGGCGGAGCCACCGCCAGCAACGGCACCAAGGACCGTGGCTACGATGCCCCAACCCCTGGAGGCTACTCTGCTCCTACCCCCGGTGCCTACGGAAGCGCACCTACCCCTGGTGTTTCCGCACCCACACCCGGTGCTTGGGCAGATAGTGCCCCGACCCCGGGTGCCTTCAACGCTCCCACCCCCGGCGACAAGAGAGCCTACGACGCACCTACGCCAGCAGCCTTCGATAACGCTGGCGGTAGTCGTCCATATGATGCACCCACACCAGCTCTGGGCGGATCTGCGGCGACCCCAGGCGCAGGTGCATACGGAGATGGTGACGATGGTGGACCGCGGTATGAAGAGGGGACACCTAGTCCTTGAGGACAGAGGCAGAGATTTTGAAATGAATATGtgaaaatagataaaatgcGGGCGTATCATTTTTCTCTTGTTCTCTGTTTTGTGCTTCTTACGTTCTAATCACATCATATCAtttcatatcatatcatccGGGTGCGAGAAGCATGGTTGTTTCGTTGGACAgatctttttatcttttcatTACTAACTGTATTATGTGTATCATCTACTTATTACTACATTGAACCCATCAATTACATTGTCCTCATTCCATCTACAGAAACAACTTAGTGAGACCCCCACGTGACAGACATCCTG harbors:
- the spt5 gene encoding transcription elongation factor spt5 (BUSCO:EOG09260NXC;~COG:K;~EggNog:ENOG410PFCB;~InterPro:IPR017071,IPR005100,IPR039659,IPR041978, IPR022581,IPR041976,IPR041975,IPR008991,IPR041973, IPR005824,IPR024945,IPR041977,IPR039385,IPR036735, IPR006645,IPR014722;~PFAM:PF03439,PF12815,PF11942;~go_function: GO:0005515 - protein binding [Evidence IEA];~go_process: GO:0006355 - regulation of transcription, DNA-templated [Evidence IEA];~go_process: GO:0006357 - regulation of transcription by RNA polymerase II [Evidence IEA];~go_process: GO:0032784 - regulation of DNA-templated transcription, elongation [Evidence IEA]), producing MSRNVLDQDFGSEEEDDDFNPAPADDSGDEDTKQAARRAPDDEDDDDDEEEVNTGRSGRQRAGSEDNVGRGADDDEEGENDDEEEEGEEEDEDEEEEEEDDDEDANAGRPRKRRRKAGVHSFFEEEAGVDEDEDEAEDDEDELAEFGGEMHPDDMDALPVGAETDDRRHRQLDRQRELAASMDAEKQAQMLKERYGRNRAAATDAVVVPKRLLLPSVDDPSIWGVRCKAGKEREVVFSIQKRIEERPPGSRNPIKIMSAFERGGAMAGYIYVEARRQADVMDALQDMTNVYPRTKMILVPVREMPDLLRVQKSEELMPGGWVRIKRGKYQGDLAQIEEVETNGLAVTVRLIPRLDYGMNEDIGAPIADPKRKRPGMNPAVARPPQRAFSEAEAKKKHAKYLSATSGLGGKSWNYLGETYVDGFLIKDLKVQHLITKNVNPRLEEVTMFARGSEDGTSNLDLASLAETLKNSAAEDSYLPGDPVEVFRGEQQGLIGRTSSTRGDIVTLLVTEGDLAGQTIDAPVKSLRKRFREGDHVKVIGGSRYQDELGMVVQVKDDTVTLLSDMSMQEITVFSKDLRLSAETGVDGKLGMFDVHDLVQLDAATVACIVKVDRESLRVLDQNGSIRTILPTQVANKITPRKDAVATDRNGAEIRHGDTVREVYGEQRNGVILHIHRSFLFLHNKAQAENSGIVVVRTTNVVTVSAKGGRSTGPDLTKMNPALMRNGMPGGMMGPPQKSFGRDRMIGKTVMVRKGPFKGLVGIVKDSTDVQARVELHSKNKLISIPKDILVVKDPVTGQTIDMGRGRGGPRVPHGGSGGPPSAWQGGRTPMGAGDSSRTPAWGGPSSSRTPAWAGMSGSRTPAWKQDGSRTSNPYDGSQTAYGGFGSRTPAWNAGARTPYVGSGNSDFDAFAAGSRTPAWGSSNAGNRTPAWGGATASNGTKDRGYDAPTPGGYSAPTPGAYGSAPTPGVSAPTPGAWADSAPTPGAFNAPTPGDKRAYDAPTPAAFDNAGGSRPYDAPTPALGGSAATPGAGAYGDGDDGGPRYEEGTPSP